The following are encoded together in the Primulina tabacum isolate GXHZ01 chromosome 18, ASM2559414v2, whole genome shotgun sequence genome:
- the LOC142532807 gene encoding protein indeterminate-domain 4, chloroplastic-like isoform X2, protein MAASSFSAAFLGMGDENEIQIKEQQQQQILSAVQSQPSASNLLKKRRNQPGNPYPDAEIIALSPKTLMATNRFICEVCNKGFQREQNLQLHRRGHNLPWKLKQKGPKDQVKRKVYLCPEPTCVHHEPGRALGDLTGIKKHYSRKHGEKKYKCDKCSKKYAVQSDWKAHSKTCGTREYKCDCGTLFSRRDSFITHRAFCDALAQESARNLNPPSLNTVEFNPALATHDVLRHGNGGTTRHGPQFDTLVGQGFRLQPPSSAAAAALFGLQPHNDNQEDENNQCLSSFGLTLPNKSPSSFQGLMQLPPQLQITANNGSNSSSMAGLFNLGFFPNSTVDNVGARQGSGGGQEEYVTLFSNGNIMSAAIPSLYSTSHATQNPSAAHMSATALLQKAAQLGSTTSNNAASSLLKTFGKSNQSTLDQENYGGSSSVFGESYNGISHLQDLVNPMNSSIVGGTYDGEIHENDQYRGFRAYNSNNNNNTNENDTGFSGGGGVERAGAGRLTRDFLGVGRGQLQHGMSFSSLMEPQGKNGASPQAFGRGSFH, encoded by the exons ATGGCGGCTTCTTCTTTTTCAGCAGCTTTTCTTGGAATGggagatgagaatgagattcaGATTAaggagcagcagcagcagcagattTTGTCGGCTGTTCAATCTCAGCCATCTGCTTCTAATTTGCTCAAGAAGAGGAGGAATCAGCCTGGAAATCCAT ATCCGGATGCAGAGATTATAGCACTGTCTCCAAAAACCCTAATGGCTACCAACAGATTCATCTGCGAAGTGTGCAACAAAGGGTTCCAAAGAGAGCAAAATCTGCAGCTCCACAGGAGAGGCCACAACCTGCCATGGAAGCTGAAGCAGAAGGGTCCCAAGGACCAGGTCAAACGGAAGGTGTACCTCTGCCCGGAGCCGACCTGTGTCCACCACGAACCCGGCCGGGCCCTCGGTGACCTCACCGGGATCAAGAAACACTACTCGAGGAAACACGGCGAGAAGAAGTACAAATGCGACAAATGCTCCAAGAAATACGCCGTACAGTCCGACTGGAAGGCCCACTCCAAGACCTGCGGCACCAGAGAATACAAATGCGACTGCGGCACTCTCTTCTCCAG GCGTGATAGTTTTATCACACATCGGGCATTCTGTGATGCCCTAGCCCAAGAAAGTGCTAGGAATCTTAATCCACCTTCACTCAACACCGTTGAATTCAATCCGGCTTTAGCAACTCATGATGTACTCAGGCACGGCAATGGCGGCACCACCAGGCATGGCCCACAGTTCGACACCCTCGTTGGCCAGGGATTCCGCCTTCAGCCTCCTTCTTCTGCGGCTGCCGCCGCTCTTTTCGGGCTGCAACCACATAATGATAATCAAGAAGACGAGAATAATCAATGTTTATCCTCCTTCGGATTAACATTGCCAAACAAGTCGCCTTCATCGTTTCAGGGACTGATGCAGCTTCCTCCCCAGCTTCAGATAACTGCCAACAATGGCTCGAATTCTTCCTCCATGGCTGGCCTTTTCAATCTCGGCTTCTTTCCAAATAGTACCGTTGATAATGTTGGCGCCAGACAAGGTTCCGGTGGCGGGCAGGAAGAGTACGTCACTCTCTTCTCAAATG GTAACATCATGAGTGCTGCTATCCCTTCACTCTACAGCACCTCACATGCCACACAAAACCCCAGCGCGGCACACATGTCCGCTACCGCGCTGCTACAGAAGGCTGCTCAGTTGGGCTCAACCACAAGCAACAACGCTGCATCGTCCCTGCTCAAAACCTTCGGAAAATCGAACCAGTCGACGCTCGACCAAGAAAACTATGGAGGGTCTTCTTCTGTCTTTGGAGAAAGTTACAATGGGATTAGCCATCTCCAAGATTTAGTGAACCCCATGAACTCCTCCATTGTTGGGGGCACATATGATGGAGAAATTCATGAGAACGATCAATACAGAGGATTCCGAGCTTATAATagtaacaataataataatactaatGAGAATGATACAGGTTTTAGCGGCGGCGGCGGCGTAGAAAGAGCTGGGGCGGGGAGATTGACGAGGGACTTTCTTGGGGTAGGAAGAGGGCAGCTGCAACATGGCATGTCGTTCAGCTCGTTAATGGAGCCGCAAGGAAAGAACGGCGCATCGCCACAAGCTTTTGGGAGGGGAAGTTTCCATTAA
- the LOC142532807 gene encoding protein indeterminate-domain 4, chloroplastic-like isoform X3, which translates to MRMRFRLRSSSSSRFCRLFNLSHLLLICSRRGGISLEIHANPDAEIIALSPKTLMATNRFICEVCNKGFQREQNLQLHRRGHNLPWKLKQKGPKDQVKRKVYLCPEPTCVHHEPGRALGDLTGIKKHYSRKHGEKKYKCDKCSKKYAVQSDWKAHSKTCGTREYKCDCGTLFSRRDSFITHRAFCDALAQESARNLNPPSLNTVEFNPALATHDVLRHGNGGTTRHGPQFDTLVGQGFRLQPPSSAAAAALFGLQPHNDNQEDENNQCLSSFGLTLPNKSPSSFQGLMQLPPQLQITANNGSNSSSMAGLFNLGFFPNSTVDNVGARQGSGGGQEEYVTLFSNAGNIMSAAIPSLYSTSHATQNPSAAHMSATALLQKAAQLGSTTSNNAASSLLKTFGKSNQSTLDQENYGGSSSVFGESYNGISHLQDLVNPMNSSIVGGTYDGEIHENDQYRGFRAYNSNNNNNTNENDTGFSGGGGVERAGAGRLTRDFLGVGRGQLQHGMSFSSLMEPQGKNGASPQAFGRGSFH; encoded by the exons atgagaatgagattcaGATTAaggagcagcagcagcagcagattTTGTCGGCTGTTCAATCTCAGCCATCTGCTTCTAATTTGCTCAAGAAGAGGAGGAATCAGCCTGGAAATCCATGCGA ATCCGGATGCAGAGATTATAGCACTGTCTCCAAAAACCCTAATGGCTACCAACAGATTCATCTGCGAAGTGTGCAACAAAGGGTTCCAAAGAGAGCAAAATCTGCAGCTCCACAGGAGAGGCCACAACCTGCCATGGAAGCTGAAGCAGAAGGGTCCCAAGGACCAGGTCAAACGGAAGGTGTACCTCTGCCCGGAGCCGACCTGTGTCCACCACGAACCCGGCCGGGCCCTCGGTGACCTCACCGGGATCAAGAAACACTACTCGAGGAAACACGGCGAGAAGAAGTACAAATGCGACAAATGCTCCAAGAAATACGCCGTACAGTCCGACTGGAAGGCCCACTCCAAGACCTGCGGCACCAGAGAATACAAATGCGACTGCGGCACTCTCTTCTCCAG GCGTGATAGTTTTATCACACATCGGGCATTCTGTGATGCCCTAGCCCAAGAAAGTGCTAGGAATCTTAATCCACCTTCACTCAACACCGTTGAATTCAATCCGGCTTTAGCAACTCATGATGTACTCAGGCACGGCAATGGCGGCACCACCAGGCATGGCCCACAGTTCGACACCCTCGTTGGCCAGGGATTCCGCCTTCAGCCTCCTTCTTCTGCGGCTGCCGCCGCTCTTTTCGGGCTGCAACCACATAATGATAATCAAGAAGACGAGAATAATCAATGTTTATCCTCCTTCGGATTAACATTGCCAAACAAGTCGCCTTCATCGTTTCAGGGACTGATGCAGCTTCCTCCCCAGCTTCAGATAACTGCCAACAATGGCTCGAATTCTTCCTCCATGGCTGGCCTTTTCAATCTCGGCTTCTTTCCAAATAGTACCGTTGATAATGTTGGCGCCAGACAAGGTTCCGGTGGCGGGCAGGAAGAGTACGTCACTCTCTTCTCAAATG CAGGTAACATCATGAGTGCTGCTATCCCTTCACTCTACAGCACCTCACATGCCACACAAAACCCCAGCGCGGCACACATGTCCGCTACCGCGCTGCTACAGAAGGCTGCTCAGTTGGGCTCAACCACAAGCAACAACGCTGCATCGTCCCTGCTCAAAACCTTCGGAAAATCGAACCAGTCGACGCTCGACCAAGAAAACTATGGAGGGTCTTCTTCTGTCTTTGGAGAAAGTTACAATGGGATTAGCCATCTCCAAGATTTAGTGAACCCCATGAACTCCTCCATTGTTGGGGGCACATATGATGGAGAAATTCATGAGAACGATCAATACAGAGGATTCCGAGCTTATAATagtaacaataataataatactaatGAGAATGATACAGGTTTTAGCGGCGGCGGCGGCGTAGAAAGAGCTGGGGCGGGGAGATTGACGAGGGACTTTCTTGGGGTAGGAAGAGGGCAGCTGCAACATGGCATGTCGTTCAGCTCGTTAATGGAGCCGCAAGGAAAGAACGGCGCATCGCCACAAGCTTTTGGGAGGGGAAGTTTCCATTAA
- the LOC142532807 gene encoding protein indeterminate-domain 4, chloroplastic-like isoform X1, which translates to MAASSFSAAFLGMGDENEIQIKEQQQQQILSAVQSQPSASNLLKKRRNQPGNPYPDAEIIALSPKTLMATNRFICEVCNKGFQREQNLQLHRRGHNLPWKLKQKGPKDQVKRKVYLCPEPTCVHHEPGRALGDLTGIKKHYSRKHGEKKYKCDKCSKKYAVQSDWKAHSKTCGTREYKCDCGTLFSRRDSFITHRAFCDALAQESARNLNPPSLNTVEFNPALATHDVLRHGNGGTTRHGPQFDTLVGQGFRLQPPSSAAAAALFGLQPHNDNQEDENNQCLSSFGLTLPNKSPSSFQGLMQLPPQLQITANNGSNSSSMAGLFNLGFFPNSTVDNVGARQGSGGGQEEYVTLFSNAGNIMSAAIPSLYSTSHATQNPSAAHMSATALLQKAAQLGSTTSNNAASSLLKTFGKSNQSTLDQENYGGSSSVFGESYNGISHLQDLVNPMNSSIVGGTYDGEIHENDQYRGFRAYNSNNNNNTNENDTGFSGGGGVERAGAGRLTRDFLGVGRGQLQHGMSFSSLMEPQGKNGASPQAFGRGSFH; encoded by the exons ATGGCGGCTTCTTCTTTTTCAGCAGCTTTTCTTGGAATGggagatgagaatgagattcaGATTAaggagcagcagcagcagcagattTTGTCGGCTGTTCAATCTCAGCCATCTGCTTCTAATTTGCTCAAGAAGAGGAGGAATCAGCCTGGAAATCCAT ATCCGGATGCAGAGATTATAGCACTGTCTCCAAAAACCCTAATGGCTACCAACAGATTCATCTGCGAAGTGTGCAACAAAGGGTTCCAAAGAGAGCAAAATCTGCAGCTCCACAGGAGAGGCCACAACCTGCCATGGAAGCTGAAGCAGAAGGGTCCCAAGGACCAGGTCAAACGGAAGGTGTACCTCTGCCCGGAGCCGACCTGTGTCCACCACGAACCCGGCCGGGCCCTCGGTGACCTCACCGGGATCAAGAAACACTACTCGAGGAAACACGGCGAGAAGAAGTACAAATGCGACAAATGCTCCAAGAAATACGCCGTACAGTCCGACTGGAAGGCCCACTCCAAGACCTGCGGCACCAGAGAATACAAATGCGACTGCGGCACTCTCTTCTCCAG GCGTGATAGTTTTATCACACATCGGGCATTCTGTGATGCCCTAGCCCAAGAAAGTGCTAGGAATCTTAATCCACCTTCACTCAACACCGTTGAATTCAATCCGGCTTTAGCAACTCATGATGTACTCAGGCACGGCAATGGCGGCACCACCAGGCATGGCCCACAGTTCGACACCCTCGTTGGCCAGGGATTCCGCCTTCAGCCTCCTTCTTCTGCGGCTGCCGCCGCTCTTTTCGGGCTGCAACCACATAATGATAATCAAGAAGACGAGAATAATCAATGTTTATCCTCCTTCGGATTAACATTGCCAAACAAGTCGCCTTCATCGTTTCAGGGACTGATGCAGCTTCCTCCCCAGCTTCAGATAACTGCCAACAATGGCTCGAATTCTTCCTCCATGGCTGGCCTTTTCAATCTCGGCTTCTTTCCAAATAGTACCGTTGATAATGTTGGCGCCAGACAAGGTTCCGGTGGCGGGCAGGAAGAGTACGTCACTCTCTTCTCAAATG CAGGTAACATCATGAGTGCTGCTATCCCTTCACTCTACAGCACCTCACATGCCACACAAAACCCCAGCGCGGCACACATGTCCGCTACCGCGCTGCTACAGAAGGCTGCTCAGTTGGGCTCAACCACAAGCAACAACGCTGCATCGTCCCTGCTCAAAACCTTCGGAAAATCGAACCAGTCGACGCTCGACCAAGAAAACTATGGAGGGTCTTCTTCTGTCTTTGGAGAAAGTTACAATGGGATTAGCCATCTCCAAGATTTAGTGAACCCCATGAACTCCTCCATTGTTGGGGGCACATATGATGGAGAAATTCATGAGAACGATCAATACAGAGGATTCCGAGCTTATAATagtaacaataataataatactaatGAGAATGATACAGGTTTTAGCGGCGGCGGCGGCGTAGAAAGAGCTGGGGCGGGGAGATTGACGAGGGACTTTCTTGGGGTAGGAAGAGGGCAGCTGCAACATGGCATGTCGTTCAGCTCGTTAATGGAGCCGCAAGGAAAGAACGGCGCATCGCCACAAGCTTTTGGGAGGGGAAGTTTCCATTAA